Genomic window (Lutra lutra chromosome 2, mLutLut1.2, whole genome shotgun sequence):
TCAGGAGAACAGGAAAAACCACATTGCTGCAAACTTCTAGGCAACCCTACACTCTCACAGGGAGGTCTCCTGTCTCTAGGAACAACTCCAGCTTAATCTTCTCCACCATGAGCCTCAGACTTAAGGCCACGTCCTCCTGTCCCGGCGCCAGCCCCCTCCGGGTCCTACAGAGGCTGTTACTGCTATCCCTGCTCCTGACTCTGGTTCCCTGGACTGCTGGAAAAAGTAAGAGAAACTCAGGGAAAACTGAGAGTCGAGTGTCTGCTGCCCTGCAGCAGTGTCTGGGGAGAGTCTGGCCTGGTTCTCCTGGGGCTGGAGACGGGCATGATACTAATAGCTCGTAAGTGACCAGGGGATGTTGCACTGACACTTACGATGTGCCCAGAAGGTTTGAAGATGATCATAGACACAGTGGCTTTATGAGAGAGGTAGAGTTAACAAATAAGGGGACTAGGGAAACACGTCAAGAGATAAGATCtcaccgggtggtgggtattggagagcgcacggattgcatggagcactgggtgtggtgcaaaaacgatgaatactgttacgctgaaaataaattaaaaaaattttttttaaaatgggaaaaaaaaaaagagataagatcTCCGCTATAATCGCGACCACTAATTGAGCCACACTTTCTACCCTAGCTCCCAGTGTGGACAGGAAGCGGTTCATTGAACTTCGCTGCATGTGCTTGAATACCGTCTCTGGCATTCATCCAAGTAACATCC
Coding sequences:
- the LOC125094404 gene encoding platelet basic protein-like yields the protein MSLRLKATSSCPGASPLRVLQRLLLLSLLLTLVPWTAGKTPSVDRKRFIELRCMCLNTVSGIHPSNIQSLEVLRAGPHCANVEVIATLKNGKEICLDTEAPKIKKIVQKILESSGSTA